A single region of the Salvia miltiorrhiza cultivar Shanhuang (shh) chromosome 8, IMPLAD_Smil_shh, whole genome shotgun sequence genome encodes:
- the LOC130996853 gene encoding uncharacterized protein LOC130996853, with protein MERLWQQFSGGASASGATPAIPLSVCPPPPEDAQLRRSYRERQPSAALRSPYVHSNEPKPVDNKYIQGFTRMAERLRGGNYRKLVVTESGHPIKRQFWVTLMNRTKELEPEHVDAYMMTLRHRLVSGTDLLQDIDHRSHIILDAEFFVSINIFCVYNKVLFEIMFFFFADLFG; from the exons ATGGAGCGTTTATGGCAGCAGTTTAGTGGG GGAGCTTCTGCTTCTGGGGCAACACCTGCCATTCCCCTCAGTGTTTGTCCACCACCACCAGAGGATGCGCAACTGCGCCGAAGCTACCGTGAGCGGCAGCCTTCGGCTGCGCTGAGATCCCCATACGTTCACAGCAACGAGCCGAAACCCGTCGACAACAAGTATATTCAGGGATTTACTCGTATGGCGGAGCGTCTCCGTGGTGGGAACTACAGGAAGTTGGTGGTGACAGAGAGTGGGCACCCGATCAAGAGGCAGTTTTGGGTGACTCTCATGAACAGGACTAAAGAGCTCGAGCCCGAG CATGTAGATGCGTACATGATGACGCTGAGGCATAGGCTGGTGAGCGGTACAGACCTGCTTCAGGACATCGATCACAGGAGCCATATCATATTGGATGCGGAATTCTTCGTAAGCATTAACATATTTTGcgtttataataaagtattatttgaaataatgttTTTCTTCTTTGCAGACTTATTTGGATAG
- the LOC130996851 gene encoding uncharacterized protein LOC130996851, protein MDMIYGRVDDSFLLLPRYLYALKEANPGTLYDLDVDVDCRFKHLFVALWASISPFYFHLRPVIVVDGTHLKGKNSGILFVAVTKDGNEAVFPLAIGVGPIENDESWKWFMSHLRGACGEPDNLLIVSDAHVSIANAVKSEFPNATHGICYYHLLNKMKGYGPGVAELFRQAAYAYEQSDYTRAMSAMAALKPKAYEKLLRVGPEKWARSQCPVSRYSFLTSNAAESFNARLLWARRLPICSMLEAVRLVVEQWFNDRLAAAQESDENLTPEAKQKLSAELVKSRRYTAKRTTERKYRVRASGRHYMVDLQKQSCECNEFNEDQMPCSHAIAAITEANESVEDYVHSYYWNSSLVDTYSGDVNHLPPIENWNIPFRIASQLILPNLSRRQAGRPKETRVRSAGERPTQNTSTAEASTSSKKRAPKTCGLCGGSGHTRRSCKGTATDA, encoded by the exons ATGGATATGATATACGGTCGAGTTGATGATTCGTTCCTCCTGCTCCCAAGATATCTGTATGCCCTGAAGGAAGCGAATCCTGGCACCTTATATGATTTGGACGTAGATGTAGACTGCCGGTTCAAACATTTGTTTGTTGCTCTGTGGGCTTCCATCTCACCTTTCTACTTTCACCTTCGACCAGTGATTGTGGTTGACGGCACACACCTGAAGGGCAAAAATAGTGGCATTTTGTTTGTCGCCGTGACAAAAGACGGAAACGAGGCAGTTTTTCCCTTGGCGATCGGTGTCGgtccgatcgagaatgatgagtcgTGGAAGTGGTTTATGTCACATCTGAGAGGTGCTTGCGGCGAGCCCGATAACTTACTTATTGTATctgatgcgcatgtctccatcgctaatgctgtgaagagcgagtttccaaatgctactcacggtATTTGCTACTACCACTTGTTGAACAAGATGAAGGGTTACGGGCCCGGTGTTGCTGAGCTTTTCCGCCAGGCTGCATACGCCTACGAGCAATCAGATTACACGCGTGCAATGTCAGCCATGGCTGCTCTGAAGCCAAAGGCGTACGAGAAGTTGTTGCGCGTAGGCCCGgagaagtgggcacgatcacaaTGTCCTGTGTCCCGTTACAGTTTCCTTACATCCAATGCCGCCGAGAGTTTTAATGCACGTTTGCTGTGGGCCAGGCGTCTTCCAATCTGCTCGATGTTGGAGGCAGTCAGATTAGTTGTCGAGCAGTGGTTCAACGACAGGCTTGCGGCCGCACAAGAGAGCGATGAAAATCTGACTCCGGAGGCAAAACAGAAGCTCAGTGCAGAACTTGTAAAAAGTCGTCGTTACACAGCCAAGAGGACCACCGAGAGAAAATACAGGGTTCGTGCTAGTGGTCGCCATTATATGGTTGACCTTCAAAAGCAGAGCTGTGAATGCAACGAATTCAACGAGGACCAGATgccgtgttctcatgcgatTGCAGCCATTAC TGAGGCGAACGAGTCAGTGGAGGATTACGTGCACTCTTACTACTGGAACAGTTCACTAGTTGACACATACTCTGGTGACGTTAACCACTTGCCTCCCATAGAGAATTGGAATATTCCTTTCCGAATTGCATCTCAGCTTATTTTACCAAATCTCTCTCGGCGACAAGCTGGTCGTCCAAAGGAAACTCGAGTTCGATCCGCAGGTGAAAGGCCGACTCAAAACACATCAACAGCGGAGGCATCAACTAGTAGCAAGAAACGAGCACCCAAAACGTGTGGTCTATGTGGCGGGTCTGGTCACACACGTCGATCGTGCAAGGGTACGGCCACCGATGCGTAG